In Mustela nigripes isolate SB6536 unplaced genomic scaffold, MUSNIG.SB6536 HiC_scaffold_148, whole genome shotgun sequence, the following are encoded in one genomic region:
- the LOC132008473 gene encoding autophagy-related protein 13 isoform X3: METDLSSQDRKDLDKFIKFFALKTVQVIVQARLGEKICTRSSSSPTGSDWFNLAIKDIPEVTHEAKKALAGQLPAVGRSMCVEISLKTSEGDSMELEIWCLEMNEKCDKEIKVSYTVYNRLSLLLKSLLAITRVTPAYRLSRKQGHEYVILYRIYFGEVQLNGLGEGFQTVRVGTVGTPVGTITLSCAYRINLAFMSTRQFERTPPIMGIIIDHFVDRPYPSSSPMHPCNYRTAGEDTGVTYPSVEDSQEVCTTSFSTSPPSQLSSSRLSYQPAALGVGSADLAYPVAFAAGLNATHPHQLMVPGKEGGVPLAPNQPAHGAQADQERLATYTLSDGAHCAATPSSSEDTETVSNSSEGRASPHDVLETIFVRKVGAFVNKPINQVTLTSLDIPFAMFAPKNLELESADPMVNPPDSPETESPLQGSLHSDGSSGGSSGNTHDDFVMIDFKPAFSKDDILPMDLGTFYREFQNPPQLSSLSIDIGAQSMAEDLDSLPEKLAVHEKNVREFDAFVETLQ; the protein is encoded by the exons ATGGAAACTGATCTCAGTTCCCAGGACAGAAAGGACCTGGacaagtttattaaattttttgcCCTCAAG actgtcCAAGTGATTGTCCAGGCTCGACTCGGCGAGAAGATTTGCACTCGTTCATCTTCATCCCCAACGGGTTCAGATTGG TTCAATTTAGCAATCAAAGACATCCCAGAGGTTACACATGAAGCAAAAAAGGCGCTGGCAGGACAGTTGCCTGCTGTTGGGAGATCAATGTGTGTGGAGATCTCACTCAAGACTTCTGAG GGAGATTCCATGGAGCTAGAAATTTGGTgtcttgaaatgaatgaaaa GTGTGATAAAGAGATTAAAGTTTCCTACACGGTGTACAACAGACTGTCGCTGCTGCTGAAGTCCCTCCTTGCCATAACTAGGGTGACACCAGCTTACAGACTCTCCAGAAAACAGGGGCACGAATATGTCATATTGTACAG gaTATATTTTGGTGAAGTTCAGCTGAATGGCTTAGGAGAAG GTTTCCAGACAGTTCGTGTTGGGACAGTAGGCACCCCTGTGGGCACGATCACTCTTTCATGTGCTTACAGAATTAACTTGGCATTTATGTCTACCAG GCAATTTGAGAGGACCCCACCTATCATGGGGATTATCATTGATCACTTTGTGGACCGTCCCTATCCCAGCTCCTCACCCATGCACCCCTGCAATTACAG AACTGCTGGTGAGGACACTGGAGTAACATATCCTTCTGTAGAAGATTCTCAAGAAGTGTGTACAACCTCTTTCTCCACCTCTCCTCCATCTCAG CTCTCAAGCTCTCGCCTTTCCTATCAGCCTGCTGCCCTGGGCGTTGGATCAGCTGACCTGGCTTACCCAGTAGCGTTTGCTGCTGGCTTAAATGCCACACACCCTCATCAG CTCATGGTTCCTGGGAAGGAAGGTGGGGTACCCCTGGCTCCTAACCAGCCAGCCCACGGTGCCCAGGCTGACCAGGAGAGACTGGCGACCTACACCCTGTCTGACGGGGCCCACTGTGCTGCCACACCTTCCAGCAG CGAGGATACTGAAACGGTATCAAACAGCAGTGAGGGCCGGGCATCCCCCCACGATGTGTTGGAGACCATCTTTGTCCGCAAAGTGGGGGCTTTCGTCAACAAGCCCATCAACCAG GTGACCCTGACCAGTTTGGACATCCCCTTTGCCATGTTTGCTCCCAAGAATTTGGAGCTGGAGAGTGCTGATCCCATG GTGAATCCTCCAGACTCCCCAGAGACCGAATCTCCTCTCCAGGGCAGCTTGCACTCAGATGGCTCCAGCGGGGGCAGCAGTGGCAATACCCACGATGATTTCGTCATGATCGACTTC AAACCGGCTTTTTCTAAAGATGACATTCTTCCGATGGACCTGGGGACATTCTATCGTGAATTTCAGAATCCTCCCCAGCTGAGCAGCCTCTCCATAGATATCGGGGCACAGTCCATGGCTGAGGACTTG
- the LOC132008473 gene encoding autophagy-related protein 13 isoform X5, translating into METDLSSQDRKDLDKFIKFFALKTVQVIVQARLGEKICTRSSSSPTGSDWFNLAIKDIPEVTHEAKKALAGQLPAVGRSMCVEISLKTSEGDSMELEIWCLEMNEKCDKEIKVSYTVYNRLSLLLKSLLAITRVTPAYRLSRKQGHEYVILYRIYFGEVQLNGLGEGFQTVRVGTVGTPVGTITLSCAYRINLAFMSTRQFERTPPIMGIIIDHFVDRPYPSSSPMHPCNYRTAGEDTGVTYPSVEDSQEVCTTSFSTSPPSQLMVPGKEGGVPLAPNQPAHGAQADQERLATYTLSDGAHCAATPSSSEDTETVSNSSEGRASPHDVLETIFVRKVGAFVNKPINQVTLTSLDIPFAMFAPKNLELESADPMVNPPDSPETESPLQGSLHSDGSSGGSSGNTHDDFVMIDFKPAFSKDDILPMDLGTFYREFQNPPQLSSLSIDIGAQSMAEDLDSLPEKLAVHEKNVREFDAFVETLQ; encoded by the exons ATGGAAACTGATCTCAGTTCCCAGGACAGAAAGGACCTGGacaagtttattaaattttttgcCCTCAAG actgtcCAAGTGATTGTCCAGGCTCGACTCGGCGAGAAGATTTGCACTCGTTCATCTTCATCCCCAACGGGTTCAGATTGG TTCAATTTAGCAATCAAAGACATCCCAGAGGTTACACATGAAGCAAAAAAGGCGCTGGCAGGACAGTTGCCTGCTGTTGGGAGATCAATGTGTGTGGAGATCTCACTCAAGACTTCTGAG GGAGATTCCATGGAGCTAGAAATTTGGTgtcttgaaatgaatgaaaa GTGTGATAAAGAGATTAAAGTTTCCTACACGGTGTACAACAGACTGTCGCTGCTGCTGAAGTCCCTCCTTGCCATAACTAGGGTGACACCAGCTTACAGACTCTCCAGAAAACAGGGGCACGAATATGTCATATTGTACAG gaTATATTTTGGTGAAGTTCAGCTGAATGGCTTAGGAGAAG GTTTCCAGACAGTTCGTGTTGGGACAGTAGGCACCCCTGTGGGCACGATCACTCTTTCATGTGCTTACAGAATTAACTTGGCATTTATGTCTACCAG GCAATTTGAGAGGACCCCACCTATCATGGGGATTATCATTGATCACTTTGTGGACCGTCCCTATCCCAGCTCCTCACCCATGCACCCCTGCAATTACAG AACTGCTGGTGAGGACACTGGAGTAACATATCCTTCTGTAGAAGATTCTCAAGAAGTGTGTACAACCTCTTTCTCCACCTCTCCTCCATCTCAG CTCATGGTTCCTGGGAAGGAAGGTGGGGTACCCCTGGCTCCTAACCAGCCAGCCCACGGTGCCCAGGCTGACCAGGAGAGACTGGCGACCTACACCCTGTCTGACGGGGCCCACTGTGCTGCCACACCTTCCAGCAG CGAGGATACTGAAACGGTATCAAACAGCAGTGAGGGCCGGGCATCCCCCCACGATGTGTTGGAGACCATCTTTGTCCGCAAAGTGGGGGCTTTCGTCAACAAGCCCATCAACCAG GTGACCCTGACCAGTTTGGACATCCCCTTTGCCATGTTTGCTCCCAAGAATTTGGAGCTGGAGAGTGCTGATCCCATG GTGAATCCTCCAGACTCCCCAGAGACCGAATCTCCTCTCCAGGGCAGCTTGCACTCAGATGGCTCCAGCGGGGGCAGCAGTGGCAATACCCACGATGATTTCGTCATGATCGACTTC AAACCGGCTTTTTCTAAAGATGACATTCTTCCGATGGACCTGGGGACATTCTATCGTGAATTTCAGAATCCTCCCCAGCTGAGCAGCCTCTCCATAGATATCGGGGCACAGTCCATGGCTGAGGACTTG
- the LOC132008473 gene encoding autophagy-related protein 13 isoform X4 translates to METDLSSQDRKDLDKFIKFFALKTVQVIVQARLGEKICTRSSSSPTGSDWFNLAIKDIPEVTHEAKKALAGQLPAVGRSMCVEISLKTSEGDSMELEIWCLEMNEKCDKEIKVSYTVYNRLSLLLKSLLAITRVTPAYRLSRKQGHEYVILYRIYFGEVQLNGLGEGFQTVRVGTVGTPVGTITLSCAYRINLAFMSTRTAGEDTGVTYPSVEDSQEVCTTSFSTSPPSQCVFTVTKAHFQTPTPVVTDTLRVPMAGLAFSHQLSSSRLSYQPAALGVGSADLAYPVAFAAGLNATHPHQLMVPGKEGGVPLAPNQPAHGAQADQERLATYTLSDGAHCAATPSSSEDTETVSNSSEGRASPHDVLETIFVRKVGAFVNKPINQVTLTSLDIPFAMFAPKNLELESADPMVNPPDSPETESPLQGSLHSDGSSGGSSGNTHDDFVMIDFKPAFSKDDILPMDLGTFYREFQNPPQLSSLSIDIGAQSMAEDLDSLPEKLAVHEKNVREFDAFVETLQ, encoded by the exons ATGGAAACTGATCTCAGTTCCCAGGACAGAAAGGACCTGGacaagtttattaaattttttgcCCTCAAG actgtcCAAGTGATTGTCCAGGCTCGACTCGGCGAGAAGATTTGCACTCGTTCATCTTCATCCCCAACGGGTTCAGATTGG TTCAATTTAGCAATCAAAGACATCCCAGAGGTTACACATGAAGCAAAAAAGGCGCTGGCAGGACAGTTGCCTGCTGTTGGGAGATCAATGTGTGTGGAGATCTCACTCAAGACTTCTGAG GGAGATTCCATGGAGCTAGAAATTTGGTgtcttgaaatgaatgaaaa GTGTGATAAAGAGATTAAAGTTTCCTACACGGTGTACAACAGACTGTCGCTGCTGCTGAAGTCCCTCCTTGCCATAACTAGGGTGACACCAGCTTACAGACTCTCCAGAAAACAGGGGCACGAATATGTCATATTGTACAG gaTATATTTTGGTGAAGTTCAGCTGAATGGCTTAGGAGAAG GTTTCCAGACAGTTCGTGTTGGGACAGTAGGCACCCCTGTGGGCACGATCACTCTTTCATGTGCTTACAGAATTAACTTGGCATTTATGTCTACCAG AACTGCTGGTGAGGACACTGGAGTAACATATCCTTCTGTAGAAGATTCTCAAGAAGTGTGTACAACCTCTTTCTCCACCTCTCCTCCATCTCAG TGTGTGTTTACTGTCACAAAGGCACATTTTCAGACCCCTACTCCTGTGGTGACGGACACTCTGAGGGTCCCCATGGCAGGACTGGCCTTTTCCCATCAA CTCTCAAGCTCTCGCCTTTCCTATCAGCCTGCTGCCCTGGGCGTTGGATCAGCTGACCTGGCTTACCCAGTAGCGTTTGCTGCTGGCTTAAATGCCACACACCCTCATCAG CTCATGGTTCCTGGGAAGGAAGGTGGGGTACCCCTGGCTCCTAACCAGCCAGCCCACGGTGCCCAGGCTGACCAGGAGAGACTGGCGACCTACACCCTGTCTGACGGGGCCCACTGTGCTGCCACACCTTCCAGCAG CGAGGATACTGAAACGGTATCAAACAGCAGTGAGGGCCGGGCATCCCCCCACGATGTGTTGGAGACCATCTTTGTCCGCAAAGTGGGGGCTTTCGTCAACAAGCCCATCAACCAG GTGACCCTGACCAGTTTGGACATCCCCTTTGCCATGTTTGCTCCCAAGAATTTGGAGCTGGAGAGTGCTGATCCCATG GTGAATCCTCCAGACTCCCCAGAGACCGAATCTCCTCTCCAGGGCAGCTTGCACTCAGATGGCTCCAGCGGGGGCAGCAGTGGCAATACCCACGATGATTTCGTCATGATCGACTTC AAACCGGCTTTTTCTAAAGATGACATTCTTCCGATGGACCTGGGGACATTCTATCGTGAATTTCAGAATCCTCCCCAGCTGAGCAGCCTCTCCATAGATATCGGGGCACAGTCCATGGCTGAGGACTTG
- the LOC132008473 gene encoding autophagy-related protein 13 isoform X1, which produces METDLSSQDRKDLDKFIKFFALKTVQVIVQARLGEKICTRSSSSPTGSDWFNLAIKDIPEVTHEAKKALAGQLPAVGRSMCVEISLKTSEGDSMELEIWCLEMNEKCDKEIKVSYTVYNRLSLLLKSLLAITRVTPAYRLSRKQGHEYVILYRIYFGEVQLNGLGEGFQTVRVGTVGTPVGTITLSCAYRINLAFMSTRQFERTPPIMGIIIDHFVDRPYPSSSPMHPCNYRTAGEDTGVTYPSVEDSQEVCTTSFSTSPPSQCVFTVTKAHFQTPTPVVTDTLRVPMAGLAFSHQLSSSRLSYQPAALGVGSADLAYPVAFAAGLNATHPHQLMVPGKEGGVPLAPNQPAHGAQADQERLATYTLSDGAHCAATPSSSEDTETVSNSSEGRASPHDVLETIFVRKVGAFVNKPINQVTLTSLDIPFAMFAPKNLELESADPMVNPPDSPETESPLQGSLHSDGSSGGSSGNTHDDFVMIDFKPAFSKDDILPMDLGTFYREFQNPPQLSSLSIDIGAQSMAEDLDSLPEKLAVHEKNVREFDAFVETLQ; this is translated from the exons ATGGAAACTGATCTCAGTTCCCAGGACAGAAAGGACCTGGacaagtttattaaattttttgcCCTCAAG actgtcCAAGTGATTGTCCAGGCTCGACTCGGCGAGAAGATTTGCACTCGTTCATCTTCATCCCCAACGGGTTCAGATTGG TTCAATTTAGCAATCAAAGACATCCCAGAGGTTACACATGAAGCAAAAAAGGCGCTGGCAGGACAGTTGCCTGCTGTTGGGAGATCAATGTGTGTGGAGATCTCACTCAAGACTTCTGAG GGAGATTCCATGGAGCTAGAAATTTGGTgtcttgaaatgaatgaaaa GTGTGATAAAGAGATTAAAGTTTCCTACACGGTGTACAACAGACTGTCGCTGCTGCTGAAGTCCCTCCTTGCCATAACTAGGGTGACACCAGCTTACAGACTCTCCAGAAAACAGGGGCACGAATATGTCATATTGTACAG gaTATATTTTGGTGAAGTTCAGCTGAATGGCTTAGGAGAAG GTTTCCAGACAGTTCGTGTTGGGACAGTAGGCACCCCTGTGGGCACGATCACTCTTTCATGTGCTTACAGAATTAACTTGGCATTTATGTCTACCAG GCAATTTGAGAGGACCCCACCTATCATGGGGATTATCATTGATCACTTTGTGGACCGTCCCTATCCCAGCTCCTCACCCATGCACCCCTGCAATTACAG AACTGCTGGTGAGGACACTGGAGTAACATATCCTTCTGTAGAAGATTCTCAAGAAGTGTGTACAACCTCTTTCTCCACCTCTCCTCCATCTCAG TGTGTGTTTACTGTCACAAAGGCACATTTTCAGACCCCTACTCCTGTGGTGACGGACACTCTGAGGGTCCCCATGGCAGGACTGGCCTTTTCCCATCAA CTCTCAAGCTCTCGCCTTTCCTATCAGCCTGCTGCCCTGGGCGTTGGATCAGCTGACCTGGCTTACCCAGTAGCGTTTGCTGCTGGCTTAAATGCCACACACCCTCATCAG CTCATGGTTCCTGGGAAGGAAGGTGGGGTACCCCTGGCTCCTAACCAGCCAGCCCACGGTGCCCAGGCTGACCAGGAGAGACTGGCGACCTACACCCTGTCTGACGGGGCCCACTGTGCTGCCACACCTTCCAGCAG CGAGGATACTGAAACGGTATCAAACAGCAGTGAGGGCCGGGCATCCCCCCACGATGTGTTGGAGACCATCTTTGTCCGCAAAGTGGGGGCTTTCGTCAACAAGCCCATCAACCAG GTGACCCTGACCAGTTTGGACATCCCCTTTGCCATGTTTGCTCCCAAGAATTTGGAGCTGGAGAGTGCTGATCCCATG GTGAATCCTCCAGACTCCCCAGAGACCGAATCTCCTCTCCAGGGCAGCTTGCACTCAGATGGCTCCAGCGGGGGCAGCAGTGGCAATACCCACGATGATTTCGTCATGATCGACTTC AAACCGGCTTTTTCTAAAGATGACATTCTTCCGATGGACCTGGGGACATTCTATCGTGAATTTCAGAATCCTCCCCAGCTGAGCAGCCTCTCCATAGATATCGGGGCACAGTCCATGGCTGAGGACTTG
- the LOC132008473 gene encoding autophagy-related protein 13 isoform X2, with translation METDLSSQDRKDLDKFIKFFALKTVQVIVQARLGEKICTRSSSSPTGSDWFNLAIKDIPEVTHEAKKALAGQLPAVGRSMCVEISLKTSEGDSMELEIWCLEMNEKCDKEIKVSYTVYNRLSLLLKSLLAITRVTPAYRLSRKQGHEYVILYRIYFGEVQLNGLGEGFQTVRVGTVGTPVGTITLSCAYRINLAFMSTRQFERTPPIMGIIIDHFVDRPYPSSSPMHPCNYRTAGEDTGVTYPSVEDSQEVCTTSFSTSPPSQCVFTVTKAHFQTPTPVVTDTLRVPMAGLAFSHQPAALGVGSADLAYPVAFAAGLNATHPHQLMVPGKEGGVPLAPNQPAHGAQADQERLATYTLSDGAHCAATPSSSEDTETVSNSSEGRASPHDVLETIFVRKVGAFVNKPINQVTLTSLDIPFAMFAPKNLELESADPMVNPPDSPETESPLQGSLHSDGSSGGSSGNTHDDFVMIDFKPAFSKDDILPMDLGTFYREFQNPPQLSSLSIDIGAQSMAEDLDSLPEKLAVHEKNVREFDAFVETLQ, from the exons ATGGAAACTGATCTCAGTTCCCAGGACAGAAAGGACCTGGacaagtttattaaattttttgcCCTCAAG actgtcCAAGTGATTGTCCAGGCTCGACTCGGCGAGAAGATTTGCACTCGTTCATCTTCATCCCCAACGGGTTCAGATTGG TTCAATTTAGCAATCAAAGACATCCCAGAGGTTACACATGAAGCAAAAAAGGCGCTGGCAGGACAGTTGCCTGCTGTTGGGAGATCAATGTGTGTGGAGATCTCACTCAAGACTTCTGAG GGAGATTCCATGGAGCTAGAAATTTGGTgtcttgaaatgaatgaaaa GTGTGATAAAGAGATTAAAGTTTCCTACACGGTGTACAACAGACTGTCGCTGCTGCTGAAGTCCCTCCTTGCCATAACTAGGGTGACACCAGCTTACAGACTCTCCAGAAAACAGGGGCACGAATATGTCATATTGTACAG gaTATATTTTGGTGAAGTTCAGCTGAATGGCTTAGGAGAAG GTTTCCAGACAGTTCGTGTTGGGACAGTAGGCACCCCTGTGGGCACGATCACTCTTTCATGTGCTTACAGAATTAACTTGGCATTTATGTCTACCAG GCAATTTGAGAGGACCCCACCTATCATGGGGATTATCATTGATCACTTTGTGGACCGTCCCTATCCCAGCTCCTCACCCATGCACCCCTGCAATTACAG AACTGCTGGTGAGGACACTGGAGTAACATATCCTTCTGTAGAAGATTCTCAAGAAGTGTGTACAACCTCTTTCTCCACCTCTCCTCCATCTCAG TGTGTGTTTACTGTCACAAAGGCACATTTTCAGACCCCTACTCCTGTGGTGACGGACACTCTGAGGGTCCCCATGGCAGGACTGGCCTTTTCCCATCAA CCTGCTGCCCTGGGCGTTGGATCAGCTGACCTGGCTTACCCAGTAGCGTTTGCTGCTGGCTTAAATGCCACACACCCTCATCAG CTCATGGTTCCTGGGAAGGAAGGTGGGGTACCCCTGGCTCCTAACCAGCCAGCCCACGGTGCCCAGGCTGACCAGGAGAGACTGGCGACCTACACCCTGTCTGACGGGGCCCACTGTGCTGCCACACCTTCCAGCAG CGAGGATACTGAAACGGTATCAAACAGCAGTGAGGGCCGGGCATCCCCCCACGATGTGTTGGAGACCATCTTTGTCCGCAAAGTGGGGGCTTTCGTCAACAAGCCCATCAACCAG GTGACCCTGACCAGTTTGGACATCCCCTTTGCCATGTTTGCTCCCAAGAATTTGGAGCTGGAGAGTGCTGATCCCATG GTGAATCCTCCAGACTCCCCAGAGACCGAATCTCCTCTCCAGGGCAGCTTGCACTCAGATGGCTCCAGCGGGGGCAGCAGTGGCAATACCCACGATGATTTCGTCATGATCGACTTC AAACCGGCTTTTTCTAAAGATGACATTCTTCCGATGGACCTGGGGACATTCTATCGTGAATTTCAGAATCCTCCCCAGCTGAGCAGCCTCTCCATAGATATCGGGGCACAGTCCATGGCTGAGGACTTG